From Papilio machaon chromosome 2, ilPapMach1.1, whole genome shotgun sequence, the proteins below share one genomic window:
- the LOC106717642 gene encoding uncharacterized protein LOC106717642 has protein sequence MFALFVKLAVVLALLYLQNILTVDNSSTEEADEKALWLWETVKFMETIIDEYRGSFGTQCINGLNILYANLTLVNVVVFIFKYVPTSLFMYRYMKNYYLSKREHLQRKQQEFEDIKLQVKVATTKLSVREAEHKERSEELRRGLQRLRGVRARVRQALADDDDLRRAAESNALAADIDTQHAQNNPEQEQKILIELMKDLKIERTKLSEVETENTYGEYGEYGEYGEYVPAEPSSPAASVYSSASESQKECQVKIVKVTNVYKVSYLRHFIKQKRLRRASKQALLKRKMEDIKKLLEDWQKTLNMVINSKLAIVDIDTNHMELASQEAMGDFSKPPLRDSSDTDSDISWYPNAFRNSPYCFQESADMDMSREYYEPGEGEVALQTGLQTGLQSGLQAGLECEWGRPRLANNLFVVTEETSSQLAIQEVKSEAGDDWDCNDIASCDLAPLS, from the exons ATGTTCGCTCTATTCGTAAAGTTAGCGGTTGTGTTAGCGTTGCTGTATTTGCAGAACATACTGACGGTGGACAACAGCTCAACGGAGGAGGCCGACGAAAAGGCCCTCTGGCTATGGGAGACGGTGAAGTTTATGGAAACCATCATAGACGAATACCGTGGCTCGTTTGGAACGCAATGCATTAATGGCCTTAATATTCTTTACGCAAACTTGACGCTTGTCAATGTG gtcgtttttattttcaaatacgtACCGACATCGTTGTTTATGTATAGATACATGAAGAATTATTATCTATCGAAAAGAGAGCATTTACAACGAAAACAACAAGAGTTTGAGGACATTAAACTACAG GTGAAAGTAGCAACAACAAAGTTGAGCGTGCGCGAGGCAGAACACAAGGAGAGGTCGGAGGAGCTGCGGCGCGGATTGCAGCGACTACGCGGAGTACGAGCGCGCGTGCGTCAGGCGCTCGCAGACGACGACGACCTACGCCGCGCTGCCGAATCCAACGCACTCGCAGCAGACATTGATACACAACACGCGCAAAACAACCCCGAACAAG AACAAAAAATTCTAATCGAATTAATGAAGGATTTAAAGATAGAACGAACAAAGTTATCGGAAGTGGAAACGGAGAACACGTACGGGGAGTACGGGGAGTACGGAGAGTACGGGGAGTATGTGCCCGCTGAGCCTTCTAGCCCCGCGGCAAGCGTCTATTCATCTGCCAGTGAGAGTCAGAAGGAGTGTCAAGTCAAAATAGTCAAAGTCACCAACGTCTACAAAGTATCATATCTTAGACAttttatcaaacaaaaaaGACTCAGAAGAGCTTCGAAGCAAGCGCTCTTAAAAAGAAAG ATGGAAGACATAAAGAAATTACTAGAAGACTGGCAAAAGACGTTGAACATGGTGATCAACAGCAAACTGGCGATAGTGGACATAGACACAAACCACATGGAGCTGGCGTCGCAGGAGGCGATGGGCGACTTCAGCAAGCCGCCATTGCGTGACTCCTCCGACACCGACAGCGATATCAGCTGGTACCCCAACGCCTTTCGCAACTCACCATATTGTTTTCAG GAGTCAGCGGACATGGACATGTCTCGCGAGTACTACGAGCCGGGCGAGGGCGAGGTGGCGCTGCAGACGGGGCTACAGACTGGGCTGCAGTCGGGACTGCAGGCAGGCCTCGAGTGCGAATGGGGTCGGCCAAGGCTCGCAAACAACCTGTTCGTGGTGACGGAAGAGACCAGCAGCCAGCTCGCTATACAGGAGGTGAAGAGCGAGGCGGGCGACGACTGGGACTGCAACGATATCGCCTCTTGTGACCTCGCTCCACTGTCGTAA
- the LOC106717643 gene encoding uncharacterized protein LOC106717643 isoform X2, giving the protein MHTMDTMGTMYGHKKYRPPISPTSFYHHDYYSRHATLRPQSVLQSEYRFAGGGYPRLPVSGAGHGARGGGLCSAALVAGALLAAVAVLAVAALAFYMGALRPDNGEPIMTFEGNFRVTRGDVYGGVPGSPAWNERARRYSVGLRQALAAPSALRQAFVGAMVTGFGDRKLDVHFRIYLDRRKIPSSVSNIEDSLKNIIVQDLLSKQPSFGQIKIDINSIAIKRDLKHTYHSESQVMEALNETLASYQPKQLSNQNGSDKTLQSRIGVVRKTTVKPNQPSKKRDPDEPDIDTENIPVVQGSFQITKTEADITENKHSNVPAKRDEKLSHKPVPVKSTTTTKAPTTKITITQPPITKATTAALSTSKLKPFTIMSNLGIKTRTTSTQKPETSFKTTKRPPTRSTTPSTTTSTTTVQTTTVNVSQILFDLLTNDNHDKDLPKIDTLFTVPHVIDNEPWRPITRPYYETTSSKQTTQGTETASEPTAKDRIGVAEVVEDISMLESMLSPIPPIHYTDKTTRRPSGLYNIDPNLAADIYVPSPVYTSFTLPTFAPPLKDLETLGSMYPKPFPLPVDKIGDAKQNMKESNFDDVDDGKPIMRPPKDKTTSAMINVLRPGPQDNSTERVSIDGTSILKIHNLTISSTTTSTTTSTTEATTTITSTTTSKSQTNTTKATITTEKHTIKENTTRRPNDKVSIIPTTDAPYHTWELVNTSTNDNDTFAKNSPEKFYNDTLQAIITRNDATFPNTTPKFPSKISILRNLTDLIKKYAQSTKKPENLAPTSSTPVVDKVVDVDDNDPIEIRGSVEVIPEEEIETTTARVITLMPVKSNLGVNRPLRPRPKIKNEQQVKENLRSFFNNAVQAQKLIEELNTENYIPAFNKTSVDEDTLEMTTSADNDAYETVNHEVIASMPDNINIGTNIPITNNRFPKSSSDLGPSTLSDEYFSPDKFSSDKTIPEGTYRVSYHVTGSVSSKQANKTKNLPAYELALEPDVVLEIPINQSNTLTFEKLKQLASLASITDYSNSSLFRRPGGVISTKAIPSSYTLNQAGFKILTKTYHKTQPSKQEDNSFNVPEKTHNKPQFKPLKEIEEVNDVEEDCSNATSFRCPSGLCLPNTSRCNRLMDCPGGEDERACSCADYLRAEFSQAKICDGIVDCWDYSDENKCEWCNENQYVCSNARQCIDMSRVCDGTPDCPLGDDEKTCVALSDEIEDNEVVPYNEEGFVMVRKRGEWGRLCVENFADVVAEAHSSLQLPDLGRAICRAMTFSGSRWSREAREGRIISTVGYWEVWHNAEARAADTRLTFRRAQCPRRRALRVRCQDLACGVRPHADVQQPRVVGGGGAAAGAWPWQAALYRDGDFQCGATLIADQWLLSASHCFYQATEAHWVARLGALRRGAWPRGPWERVARVRQLVLHPRYAARGFRNDIALLRVDRLQLHARLRPACLPPARAPPPAGTHCSVVGWGQLYEHERVFPDTLQEVELPVISTAECRRRTRLLPLYRVTEDMFCAGYERGGRDACLGDSGGPLMCQEDGKWYIYGVTSNGYGCARANRPGVYTKVSNYIEWVDSVIDKYTPRNKNDTFKEDNENKSNEDFYADLETAENRRRAYFDTCKGFRCPLGECLPTSSVCNGFLECSDGSDESNCNYAALNSSSIDPD; this is encoded by the exons TCTGTGTTACAGAGCGAGTATCGGTTCGCGGGCGGGGGCTACCCGCGCCTGCCCGTTAGCGGCGCAGGGCACGGTGCGCGAGGCGGAGGGTTATGCTCCGCGGCACTGGTGGCGGGCGCGCTGCTGGCCGCCGTGGCCGTGCTCGCCGTCGCCGCACTAGCCTTCTACATGGGCGCCCTCAGACCTGACAACGGAGAAC caATAATGACATTCGAGGGTAACTTCCGTGTGACGCGGGGTGACGTGTATGGGGGCGTGCCCGGCAGCCCCGCGTGGAACGAGCGCGCGCGACGCTACAGCGTGGGGCTACGGCAGGCGCTCGCCGCGCCCTCAGCCCTGCGACAGGCCTTCGTTGGCGCTATGGTCACCGGCTTTGGCGATAGAAAATTAGATGTGCACTTCAGAATATACTTGGATAGAAGAAAAATACCAAG ttctGTATCGAATATAGAAGATTCTCTTAAGAATATAATAGTTCAGGATTTATTATCTAAGCAACCTTCATTtggacaaataaaaatagatataaatagcATAGCAATAAAAAGAGATTTAAAGCATACGTATCATTCAGAGTCGCAAGTAATGGAAGCCTTAAATGAAACTTTAGCAAGTTATCAACCTAAACAATTATCGAACCAAAACGGAAGTGATAAGACCCTCCAAAGCAGGATAGGTGTTGTCCGGAAGACTACCGTTAAACCCAATCAACCTTCAAAGAAAAGAGATCCGGATGAACCCGATATAGATACTGAAAACATTCCAGTCGTACAAGGTTCCTtccaaataacaaaaacagaaGCAGATATaacagaaaataaacataGCAACGTACCTGCAAAACGTGACGAAAAACTCAGTCATAAGCCGGTACCGGTAAAATCAACTACAACAACTAAAGCACCAAcgacaaaaataacaataactcaACCACCAATTACTAAAGCAACAACCGCCGCTTTATCTACATCCAAACTGAAACCATTTACAATAATGTCCAATCTAGGAATAAAAACAAGAACAACTTCGACACAAAAACCggaaacaagttttaaaactaCGAAAAGACCTCCAACCAGATCTACGACACCATCGACAACAACTTCGACCACGACTGTGCAAACTACAACGGTTAATGTTTCACAAATATTGTTTGATCTCCTGACCAATGATAATCATGATAAAGATTTACCGAAAATAGATACACTATTTACAGTGCCACATGTAATTGATAATGAACCTTGGCGTCCAATAACAAGGCCATATTATGAAACAACTTCAAGCAAACAAACAACTCAAGGTACAGAAACAGCAAGTGAACCTACTGCGAAAGATCGAATCGGAGTTGCAGAAGTTGTTGAAGATATTTCAATGCTGGAAAGCATGTTAAGTCCAATTCCACCAATACATTACACAGATAAAACCACACGAAGACCATCTGGTTTATATAACATAGATCCAAACTTAGCAGCAGACATATATGTCCCTAGCCCAGTTTATACTAGTTTCACTCTGCCGACGTTTGCTCCACCACTTAAAGATTTGGAAACGCTCGGGTCAATGTACCCAAAACCTTTTCCTTTACCAGTTGACAAAATTGGTGACGctaaacaaaatatgaaagaaagtAATTTCGACGATGTCGATGACGGTAAACCTATTATGCGACCACCAAAGGATAAAACAACATCAGCGATGATAAATGTTTTACGACCGGGCCCGCAAGATAATAGTACAGAAAGAGTTTCGATTGATGGAACGTCAATATTAAAGatacataatttaactatCTCAAGCACTACTACTTCTACTACAACTAGCACTACTGAAGCAACCACGACAATCACATCTACTACGACATCTAAATCTCAAACTAATACTACCAAAGCGACGATTACAACAGAAAAGCACACTATCAAAGAAAATACTACTCGTCGCCCTAACGACAAAGTTTCAATCATTCCAACAACAGATGCTCCATATCATACTTGGGAGTTGGTAAATACATCGACAAACGATAATGACACTTTTGCAAAAAATTCTCCAGAAAAATTTTACAACGATACCTTACAAGCGATTATAACAAGAAATGATGCTACTTTCCCAAATACAACACCAAAGTTTCCAAGCAAAATTTCTATATTGAGAAATTTAACAGatcttattaagaaatatgCGCAAAGCACAAAAAAACCGGAGAACTTAGCACCCACTTCGTCAACTCCAGTAGTGGATAAAGTAGTTGATGTAGATGATAACGATCCTATTGAAATAAGGGGATCTGTTGAAGTAATTCCTGAAGAAGAAATCGAAACTACCACAGCTAGAGTGATAACTTTAATGCctgtaaaatcaaatttagGCGTAAATAGACCTCTAAGACCTAGaccaaagataaaaaatgaacagcaagttaaagaaaacttgcgtagtttttttaataatgcagTTCAGGCTCAAAAACTAATTGAAGAATTAAATACAGAAAATTATATACCTGCCTTTAATAAAACTAGCGTTGATGAAGACACTTTGGAAATGACAACTTCTGCCGATAATGATGCATACGAAACAGTGAATCATGAAGTGATTGCAAGTATGCctgataacataaatattgggACCAACATTCCAATTACTAATAATAGATTTCCTAAATCTAGCAGTGATTTAGGACCTTCGACACTAAGCGATGAATATTTTTCTCCGGACAAGTTTTCAAGCGACAAAACTATTCCTGAGGGAACATATAGAGTGTCCTACCACGTAACTGGAAGTGTTAGCAGTAAGCAAGCGAACAAAACTAAAAACCTTCCAGCTTATGAACTAGCTCTAGAACCAGATGTCGTTTTAGAAATTCCCATAAATCAATCAAATACCCtaacatttgaaaaattgaaacaGTTAGCAAGTCTAGCCTCAATTACAGACTACAGTAACAGCAGTTTATTTCGTCGTCCCGGAGGAGTAATATCAACTAAAGCTATACCATCAAGCTACACACTAAATCAGGCTGGATTCAAAATATTGACGAAAACTTATCACAAAACACAACCTTCAAAGCAAGAGGATAATAGCTTCAATGTACCAGAAAAAACTCACAACAAACCACAATTCAAACCACTGAAGGAAATAGAAGAAGTGAATGATGTTGAAGAAG attgcAGTAATGCGACGTCATTCCGGTGTCCAAGTGGACTTTGTTTACCAAATACATCCAGATGTAATCGCCTCATGGATTGTCCGGGCGGAGAAGACGAGCGGGCGTGTTCCTGCGCCGACTACCTGCGTGCAGAATTCTCACAAGCAAAGATCTGTGATGGAATTGTAGACTGCTGGGATTACTCcgatgaaaataaatgtg agtgGTGTAACGAAAATCAATACGTTTGCTCCAATGCGCGACAGTGTATAGACATGTCACGGGTTTGTGATGGAACACCTGATTGTCCTCTCGGTGATGATGAAAAAACTTGCGTCGCTTTATCTGATGAAATTGAAGATAACGAAGTTGTACCATATAATGAGGAAG GGTTCGTAATGGTTCGGAAACGCGGTGAATGGGGTCGCTTGTGCGTGGAGAACTTTGCGGACGTTGTAGCTGAAGCTCATAGTTCTCTGCAATTACCTGATCTTGGTAGAGCAATCTGTCGCGCTATGACGTTCAG TGGATCAAGGTGGTCCCGGGAGGCGCGTGAAGGTCGCATCATAAGCACGGTTGGGTACTGGGAGGTATGGCACAACGCGGAGGCGCGCGCTGCCGACACCAGGCTGACGTTCCGGCGCGCCCAGTGTCCGCGTCGCCGCGCGCTGCGCGTGCGCTGTCAGGACCTTGCCTGTGGAGTGCGGCCGCACGCTGACGTGCAACAGCCCCG GGTGGTGGGCGGCGGCGGTGCAGCAGCGGGCGCCTGGCCCTGGCAGGCGGCGCTCTATCGCGACGGCGACTTCCAGTGCGGCGCCACGCTCATCGCTGACCAGTGGCTGCTCTCCGCCAGTCATTGCTTCTACCA AGCGACGGAAGCACACTGGGTGGCGCGCCTGGGAGCACTGAGACGCGGGGCTTGGCCGCGCGGGCCGTGGGAACGCGTGGCTCGTGTCCGGCAGCTGGTACTGCATCCGCGGTACGCGGCACGCGGCTTCCGTAACGACATAGCGCTGCTGCGCGTCGACCGGCTGCAGCTACACGCGCGGCTGCGCCCTGCCTGTCTGCCACCGGCGCGCGCGCCCCCGCCTGCCGGCACCCACTGCAGCGTCGTCGGTTGGGGACAGCTTTACGAACATGAACGGGTCTTTC CGGACACGCTGCAGGAAGTGGAGCTGCCGGTGATATCGACGGCGGAGTGCCGTCGGCGCACGCGACTGCTGCCGCTCTACCGCGTCACCGAGGACATGTTCTGCGCGGGCTACGAGCGCGGCGGTCGCGACGCCTGCCTCGGGGACTCCGGCGGACCGCTCATGTGCCAG GAGGATGGCAAATGGTATATCTACGGTGTGACAAGCAACGGGTACGGATGCGCACGCGCGAATCGTCCCGGCGTCTACACTAAAGTCTCCAACTACATCGAGTGGGTCGACAGCGTTATAGACAAATATACGCCACGCAACAAGAACGATACCTTCAAGGAAGACAACGAAAACAAATCAAACGAAGACTTCTATGCCGACTTGGAGACAGCAGAGAACAGAAGACGCGCGTACTTCGATACGTGTAAAGGTTTCAGATGTCCACTGGGAGAGTGCCTGCCGACATCCAGTGTATGTAACGGCTTTCTAGAATGTTCTGATGGTAGCGATGAATCGAATTGTAACTACGCTGCACTCAACAGTTCTAGTATTGACCCTGATTGA
- the LOC106717643 gene encoding uncharacterized protein LOC106717643 isoform X1, whose amino-acid sequence MHTMDTMGTMYGHKKYRPPISPTSFYHHDYYSRHATLRPQSVLQSEYRFAGGGYPRLPVSGAGHGARGGGLCSAALVAGALLAAVAVLAVAALAFYMGALRPDNGEPIMTFEGNFRVTRGDVYGGVPGSPAWNERARRYSVGLRQALAAPSALRQAFVGAMVTGFGDRKLDVHFRIYLDRRKIPSSVSNIEDSLKNIIVQDLLSKQPSFGQIKIDINSIAIKRDLKHTYHSESQVMEALNETLASYQPKQLSNQNGSDKTLQSRIGVVRKTTVKPNQPSKKRDPDEPDIDTENIPVVQGSFQITKTEADITENKHSNVPAKRDEKLSHKPVPVKSTTTTKAPTTKITITQPPITKATTAALSTSKLKPFTIMSNLGIKTRTTSTQKPETSFKTTKRPPTRSTTPSTTTSTTTVQTTTVNVSQILFDLLTNDNHDKDLPKIDTLFTVPHVIDNEPWRPITRPYYETTSSKQTTQGTETASEPTAKDRIGVAEVVEDISMLESMLSPIPPIHYTDKTTRRPSGLYNIDPNLAADIYVPSPVYTSFTLPTFAPPLKDLETLGSMYPKPFPLPVDKIGDAKQNMKESNFDDVDDGKPIMRPPKDKTTSAMINVLRPGPQDNSTERVSIDGTSILKIHNLTISSTTTSTTTSTTEATTTITSTTTSKSQTNTTKATITTEKHTIKENTTRRPNDKVSIIPTTDAPYHTWELVNTSTNDNDTFAKNSPEKFYNDTLQAIITRNDATFPNTTPKFPSKISILRNLTDLIKKYAQSTKKPENLAPTSSTPVVDKVVDVDDNDPIEIRGSVEVIPEEEIETTTARVITLMPVKSNLGVNRPLRPRPKIKNEQQVKENLRSFFNNAVQAQKLIEELNTENYIPAFNKTSVDEDTLEMTTSADNDAYETVNHEVIASMPDNINIGTNIPITNNRFPKSSSDLGPSTLSDEYFSPDKFSSDKTIPEGTYRVSYHVTGSVSSKQANKTKNLPAYELALEPDVVLEIPINQSNTLTFEKLKQLASLASITDYSNSSLFRRPGGVISTKAIPSSYTLNQAGFKILTKTYHKTQPSKQEDNSFNVPEKTHNKPQFKPLKEIEEVNDVEEDCSNATSFRCPSGLCLPNTSRCNRLMDCPGGEDERACSCADYLRAEFSQAKICDGIVDCWDYSDENKCEWCNENQYVCSNARQCIDMSRVCDGTPDCPLGDDEKTCVALSDEIEDNEVVPYNEEGFVMVRKRGEWGRLCVENFADVVAEAHSSLQLPDLGRAICRAMTFSGSRWSREAREGRIISTVGYWEVWHNAEARAADTRLTFRRAQCPRRRALRVRCQDLACGVRPHADVQQPRRVTDERVRWGRVVGGGGAAAGAWPWQAALYRDGDFQCGATLIADQWLLSASHCFYQATEAHWVARLGALRRGAWPRGPWERVARVRQLVLHPRYAARGFRNDIALLRVDRLQLHARLRPACLPPARAPPPAGTHCSVVGWGQLYEHERVFPDTLQEVELPVISTAECRRRTRLLPLYRVTEDMFCAGYERGGRDACLGDSGGPLMCQEDGKWYIYGVTSNGYGCARANRPGVYTKVSNYIEWVDSVIDKYTPRNKNDTFKEDNENKSNEDFYADLETAENRRRAYFDTCKGFRCPLGECLPTSSVCNGFLECSDGSDESNCNYAALNSSSIDPD is encoded by the exons TCTGTGTTACAGAGCGAGTATCGGTTCGCGGGCGGGGGCTACCCGCGCCTGCCCGTTAGCGGCGCAGGGCACGGTGCGCGAGGCGGAGGGTTATGCTCCGCGGCACTGGTGGCGGGCGCGCTGCTGGCCGCCGTGGCCGTGCTCGCCGTCGCCGCACTAGCCTTCTACATGGGCGCCCTCAGACCTGACAACGGAGAAC caATAATGACATTCGAGGGTAACTTCCGTGTGACGCGGGGTGACGTGTATGGGGGCGTGCCCGGCAGCCCCGCGTGGAACGAGCGCGCGCGACGCTACAGCGTGGGGCTACGGCAGGCGCTCGCCGCGCCCTCAGCCCTGCGACAGGCCTTCGTTGGCGCTATGGTCACCGGCTTTGGCGATAGAAAATTAGATGTGCACTTCAGAATATACTTGGATAGAAGAAAAATACCAAG ttctGTATCGAATATAGAAGATTCTCTTAAGAATATAATAGTTCAGGATTTATTATCTAAGCAACCTTCATTtggacaaataaaaatagatataaatagcATAGCAATAAAAAGAGATTTAAAGCATACGTATCATTCAGAGTCGCAAGTAATGGAAGCCTTAAATGAAACTTTAGCAAGTTATCAACCTAAACAATTATCGAACCAAAACGGAAGTGATAAGACCCTCCAAAGCAGGATAGGTGTTGTCCGGAAGACTACCGTTAAACCCAATCAACCTTCAAAGAAAAGAGATCCGGATGAACCCGATATAGATACTGAAAACATTCCAGTCGTACAAGGTTCCTtccaaataacaaaaacagaaGCAGATATaacagaaaataaacataGCAACGTACCTGCAAAACGTGACGAAAAACTCAGTCATAAGCCGGTACCGGTAAAATCAACTACAACAACTAAAGCACCAAcgacaaaaataacaataactcaACCACCAATTACTAAAGCAACAACCGCCGCTTTATCTACATCCAAACTGAAACCATTTACAATAATGTCCAATCTAGGAATAAAAACAAGAACAACTTCGACACAAAAACCggaaacaagttttaaaactaCGAAAAGACCTCCAACCAGATCTACGACACCATCGACAACAACTTCGACCACGACTGTGCAAACTACAACGGTTAATGTTTCACAAATATTGTTTGATCTCCTGACCAATGATAATCATGATAAAGATTTACCGAAAATAGATACACTATTTACAGTGCCACATGTAATTGATAATGAACCTTGGCGTCCAATAACAAGGCCATATTATGAAACAACTTCAAGCAAACAAACAACTCAAGGTACAGAAACAGCAAGTGAACCTACTGCGAAAGATCGAATCGGAGTTGCAGAAGTTGTTGAAGATATTTCAATGCTGGAAAGCATGTTAAGTCCAATTCCACCAATACATTACACAGATAAAACCACACGAAGACCATCTGGTTTATATAACATAGATCCAAACTTAGCAGCAGACATATATGTCCCTAGCCCAGTTTATACTAGTTTCACTCTGCCGACGTTTGCTCCACCACTTAAAGATTTGGAAACGCTCGGGTCAATGTACCCAAAACCTTTTCCTTTACCAGTTGACAAAATTGGTGACGctaaacaaaatatgaaagaaagtAATTTCGACGATGTCGATGACGGTAAACCTATTATGCGACCACCAAAGGATAAAACAACATCAGCGATGATAAATGTTTTACGACCGGGCCCGCAAGATAATAGTACAGAAAGAGTTTCGATTGATGGAACGTCAATATTAAAGatacataatttaactatCTCAAGCACTACTACTTCTACTACAACTAGCACTACTGAAGCAACCACGACAATCACATCTACTACGACATCTAAATCTCAAACTAATACTACCAAAGCGACGATTACAACAGAAAAGCACACTATCAAAGAAAATACTACTCGTCGCCCTAACGACAAAGTTTCAATCATTCCAACAACAGATGCTCCATATCATACTTGGGAGTTGGTAAATACATCGACAAACGATAATGACACTTTTGCAAAAAATTCTCCAGAAAAATTTTACAACGATACCTTACAAGCGATTATAACAAGAAATGATGCTACTTTCCCAAATACAACACCAAAGTTTCCAAGCAAAATTTCTATATTGAGAAATTTAACAGatcttattaagaaatatgCGCAAAGCACAAAAAAACCGGAGAACTTAGCACCCACTTCGTCAACTCCAGTAGTGGATAAAGTAGTTGATGTAGATGATAACGATCCTATTGAAATAAGGGGATCTGTTGAAGTAATTCCTGAAGAAGAAATCGAAACTACCACAGCTAGAGTGATAACTTTAATGCctgtaaaatcaaatttagGCGTAAATAGACCTCTAAGACCTAGaccaaagataaaaaatgaacagcaagttaaagaaaacttgcgtagtttttttaataatgcagTTCAGGCTCAAAAACTAATTGAAGAATTAAATACAGAAAATTATATACCTGCCTTTAATAAAACTAGCGTTGATGAAGACACTTTGGAAATGACAACTTCTGCCGATAATGATGCATACGAAACAGTGAATCATGAAGTGATTGCAAGTATGCctgataacataaatattgggACCAACATTCCAATTACTAATAATAGATTTCCTAAATCTAGCAGTGATTTAGGACCTTCGACACTAAGCGATGAATATTTTTCTCCGGACAAGTTTTCAAGCGACAAAACTATTCCTGAGGGAACATATAGAGTGTCCTACCACGTAACTGGAAGTGTTAGCAGTAAGCAAGCGAACAAAACTAAAAACCTTCCAGCTTATGAACTAGCTCTAGAACCAGATGTCGTTTTAGAAATTCCCATAAATCAATCAAATACCCtaacatttgaaaaattgaaacaGTTAGCAAGTCTAGCCTCAATTACAGACTACAGTAACAGCAGTTTATTTCGTCGTCCCGGAGGAGTAATATCAACTAAAGCTATACCATCAAGCTACACACTAAATCAGGCTGGATTCAAAATATTGACGAAAACTTATCACAAAACACAACCTTCAAAGCAAGAGGATAATAGCTTCAATGTACCAGAAAAAACTCACAACAAACCACAATTCAAACCACTGAAGGAAATAGAAGAAGTGAATGATGTTGAAGAAG attgcAGTAATGCGACGTCATTCCGGTGTCCAAGTGGACTTTGTTTACCAAATACATCCAGATGTAATCGCCTCATGGATTGTCCGGGCGGAGAAGACGAGCGGGCGTGTTCCTGCGCCGACTACCTGCGTGCAGAATTCTCACAAGCAAAGATCTGTGATGGAATTGTAGACTGCTGGGATTACTCcgatgaaaataaatgtg agtgGTGTAACGAAAATCAATACGTTTGCTCCAATGCGCGACAGTGTATAGACATGTCACGGGTTTGTGATGGAACACCTGATTGTCCTCTCGGTGATGATGAAAAAACTTGCGTCGCTTTATCTGATGAAATTGAAGATAACGAAGTTGTACCATATAATGAGGAAG GGTTCGTAATGGTTCGGAAACGCGGTGAATGGGGTCGCTTGTGCGTGGAGAACTTTGCGGACGTTGTAGCTGAAGCTCATAGTTCTCTGCAATTACCTGATCTTGGTAGAGCAATCTGTCGCGCTATGACGTTCAG TGGATCAAGGTGGTCCCGGGAGGCGCGTGAAGGTCGCATCATAAGCACGGTTGGGTACTGGGAGGTATGGCACAACGCGGAGGCGCGCGCTGCCGACACCAGGCTGACGTTCCGGCGCGCCCAGTGTCCGCGTCGCCGCGCGCTGCGCGTGCGCTGTCAGGACCTTGCCTGTGGAGTGCGGCCGCACGCTGACGTGCAACAGCCCCG GCGTGTAACTGACGAGCGCGTGCGGTGGGGCAGGGTGGTGGGCGGCGGCGGTGCAGCAGCGGGCGCCTGGCCCTGGCAGGCGGCGCTCTATCGCGACGGCGACTTCCAGTGCGGCGCCACGCTCATCGCTGACCAGTGGCTGCTCTCCGCCAGTCATTGCTTCTACCA AGCGACGGAAGCACACTGGGTGGCGCGCCTGGGAGCACTGAGACGCGGGGCTTGGCCGCGCGGGCCGTGGGAACGCGTGGCTCGTGTCCGGCAGCTGGTACTGCATCCGCGGTACGCGGCACGCGGCTTCCGTAACGACATAGCGCTGCTGCGCGTCGACCGGCTGCAGCTACACGCGCGGCTGCGCCCTGCCTGTCTGCCACCGGCGCGCGCGCCCCCGCCTGCCGGCACCCACTGCAGCGTCGTCGGTTGGGGACAGCTTTACGAACATGAACGGGTCTTTC CGGACACGCTGCAGGAAGTGGAGCTGCCGGTGATATCGACGGCGGAGTGCCGTCGGCGCACGCGACTGCTGCCGCTCTACCGCGTCACCGAGGACATGTTCTGCGCGGGCTACGAGCGCGGCGGTCGCGACGCCTGCCTCGGGGACTCCGGCGGACCGCTCATGTGCCAG GAGGATGGCAAATGGTATATCTACGGTGTGACAAGCAACGGGTACGGATGCGCACGCGCGAATCGTCCCGGCGTCTACACTAAAGTCTCCAACTACATCGAGTGGGTCGACAGCGTTATAGACAAATATACGCCACGCAACAAGAACGATACCTTCAAGGAAGACAACGAAAACAAATCAAACGAAGACTTCTATGCCGACTTGGAGACAGCAGAGAACAGAAGACGCGCGTACTTCGATACGTGTAAAGGTTTCAGATGTCCACTGGGAGAGTGCCTGCCGACATCCAGTGTATGTAACGGCTTTCTAGAATGTTCTGATGGTAGCGATGAATCGAATTGTAACTACGCTGCACTCAACAGTTCTAGTATTGACCCTGATTGA